Genomic window (Nicotiana sylvestris chromosome 7, ASM39365v2, whole genome shotgun sequence):
AGAGACCAAtcgggtgtgacaataataggtgtTGTGGTGAGCCTTTGTTTCAATTCCTCAAAGCCTTTGAGGCATTTCTCGTCAAACACAAATTTGGcatctttctcaaggagtttgcatATAGGATTTGCAATCCTGGAAAAACCCTTGATGAAATGCCTATAGAATCCGGCATGCCCTAAGAAACTTCGAACACCTTTAACGGAAGTAGGTGGAGAAAGCTTGGAAATATTCTCGATCTTAGCCCGGTCAACCTCTATGCCATGTTTTAAAATTTTATGCCCTAATACAATGCCTTCAtccaccatgaaatggcatttctcccaattgagcacaAGGTTGGTCTCCTCACATCTCTTAAGAACTTGTCTAAGATTGTTAAGACAATGCTCAAAAGAGTCACCTACCACCGTGAAGTAatccatgaaaacctctagaAAATCCTCCATCATGTCAGAGAAAATGAACATCATACATATTTGAAAAGTAGCTggtgcattgcacaaaccaaacGGCATCCGGCTAAAAGCAAAAGTCCCATAAGGGCAACTGAATGGCATCTTCTCTTGATCCTCCAATGctatgttgatttggttgtagTCGAAATAtccatcaaggaaacaatagaatgaccttcctactagccgatcaagcatttgatcaataacaGGCATAGGGAAATGGTATTTGCATATGGCACTTTTGAGCTTCCGATAATCCATACACACCCTCCAACCGGTCACCGTTCTCAttgggatgagctcatttttatcattttcaattacggtcatgcctccctttttcagcacacattgcaccgggctcACCCAAAAACTATTGGCAATAGGGTAGACTACCCCAGCATCCAACCATTCGATGATTTACTTAtttaccacctcttgcattgATGGGTTCAACCATCGTTGATGTTCCGCACTTGGTTTTGTCTCACTCTCCTATTGGATGTTGTGTTCGCAAATTCCCGCGGGAATCCCTTGGATATCCGCAATTGTCCATCCAATGGCTTGCCTACGCTCCTTCAAGACTTCCAACAATTGTTCAACATGTACATCATTCGACAAAGAAGAAACAATTACCGGTAAAGTATCATTTGAGCCAAaaaatttatacctcaagtgtgGTGGAAGTGGTTTGAGTTCTATTTGCGGTGGTTCGATAATAGAAGGCTTTGCGGGAGGAGTGGCTCTATTCTCCAAGTCGATAAAGAGCTTTGCTGAAGCATAAGTGTAGGACCCAAGCCCCTCCAATGCATTTACCAATTCCATATACCCCTCCATATCTTCACCATCAAAGTTCACCAAAATAGCCGCCAATGCCTCACCGAGGTACTGttcttccattttcatttcaACCGCATCCTCTACTTCATCAACAACATCGATCACCGAGATGCTTTCATACTCATGCGGTAGTTTCATACCCTTGCTTGCTTGGAATGTAACCTCTTCATCATTCACACGGAATTTGATCTCATTCCGTTCTGAATCCATTAGTGCTCTTTCAGTTGCAAGGAATGGTCTCTCCaaaatgatagggatctctttgtcaacTGGACAATCAAGGATTACGAAATTGGCGGGTAAATGAAATTTTCCCACCTTCACAAGTACATCATCAACAATTCTCACCAGTCGTTTGATGGAACGATCGGCTATTTGCAATCTCATACTTGTGGGCCTTGGCATACCTAACCCTGCTTTCTTATAAATGGAAAGAGGCATCAAGTTGATGTTAGCCCCATTATCACAAAGGGCTCTTGCAAAATCATGTGCCCCAATGgtacaaggaatggtgaaagatcctgggtcttctttcttttgaacggTGGATGTTGCAATAATGGAACTAACCCGAtgagtcacattcaccacttcgtttttggtggttctcttcttggtgatcaaatctttcaaatatttagcaaaacccggcatctcttgaaatgcttccacaaatggaaTATTCACTGATAATTGCTTGAGGATGTCATAGAACTTTTTgagtttgctatcatcaaccttcctagcaagtctttgaggtaatggaggaggaggtctaggaataggtggtagagtctttggtgtctcttttaccttttcctcTACCTTATCCCGATTTTCTTGTTGCACTTTCAACTCTTTCGGAACCTTCTCAACTTCAACAACCCTTTGATCATCAACCTCAACTTCATGTTCATACTCTTCAACTTCAACCACTTGTTCACTCCCTCCTTGTAGTACCTTCCCACTCCGAGTAGTAATCGCCATGACATGAGAAGTTGGACCACTCCCACTACCcttggggttcgcaattgtgtcaCTTGGAAGTGTCCCTTTTTGCTTCGAATTTTGTTCCCTAGAGAggtctctcatttgcatctccaatttttgaatggaTGCGGTATGATAAGCAACAAGCTCGGTCATATTCCTCATAAAAGTGCCGGACTtctcttgattttgcaatacccGTTCAAGCATGCTTTCCAACTTAGACTCACTTgaggaaccttgatttgaatattgaccctttggaggaacataagggtttgaactccgatttgggaagttgttgttgttgttccaattaccttgatttgaGTCGCCTTGGTCATTTCTCCACTGTTGGTTGCCTTGCCCTTGTGGGTGAggcctccattgattttgttgtccttgaCCTTGGTAATGTTGCCTTTGATATCCAccttgagagttgttgacatagttTGCCTCCTCAAAGTTCTCATTTGATAAGGGTTGCACATCTTCCACCACATTTACTTTCTTCGTTTGGCTTTCTGTGAACATCTTTGTCAACACATTGACATTTGTGGCAAGCCCTACAATAACTTGATCTCTTTCTTGATTTTCCTTGATCATGGTGGTCAAAGAGGGAGACCCATATGCAATTCCACCTGTGGTGTCCTCTAAGTGCCATGCTTGATTATGCTTCGCCATTTTGTCAAGTATTTGTGTTACCCTTGTGAATGATTTATCCATGAAAGATCCATCAGCTGCATTCTTGGCTATAGATTGGTTCACAGGATCCAAGCCCATGTAGAATTTTTCCAACAAGATAGAATTCGGAAAACCATGGTTGGGAGATCTCACCAAATATAACTTGAACCGATCCCATGCCTCATATAGATGTTCTCCcggtacttgcttgaaaaagaaaattttatcccggAGCTCAGACTTCTTACTTTGCGGGAACCATTTAGCTAAGAATGCCCGGACAAGTTCAGGCCAAGAATGAATGGAGTTTGGTGGCATATTCTAAAGTCATTTCCTTGCGTCCCCAGCTAGTGAGTATTTGAAGCACCTCAACCTTAGAGCATCATCCGAGACGTTGTTCTGCTTATGCATCACACACACACCTAAGAAGTTTCTAAGATGTTGTGGCGGATCATCATCAGTGGAATTCCTGAAATACCCCTCCGCTTTGAGCATAAGCATTAAACCATGTTCCACCTTGAAAGTTGCAGTGCCAACGGCGGGAGGTACAGtagcatttgtatcctcaatatactcctatatgtccgcaaaaggattttcttccatttctgcctccatttcttcttcatattcggccatgttttcctatcaacaccaagaaaaacaagcaaagtgtgatggaatagactcagacgtaaagtaaagcacacactaattagtaatttcaaaaccgtattccccggcaacggcgccaaaatttgatacgctcaaattacactttaataactagtgtaaggcggtcggtgtcaaatataataatccaacaaggttggggtcgaatctcACAGGGAATAGGTATGAAAAGGTTACTCAAATAGTGTGTTACTTGACTAAAGTCGTAATTCTATCCGGTTAATGGTCAAGAGTATGATAAGTTGgtttgaagaaataactaattgtGATATTGAGAATGTAAATAGTTCAATTagagaaaccaaggttgtgtccccattaatgaagtgtaatgctatcggtgttaatatgatatatttctaatggacggttcttttgatatgcaaatgatttctaaatgactacccaatattttccaatagttgggtagtatttcctctttacgatttttccaaatataaaagagttgcaattaagaataatcaatatatgccaaataaaacccacttattcttaagcgattctattaaacaagatttaaagccttgagtctttgatatttacttctaccaaattctaacccacTTTCCCCAGCAAAGTAttaatttaatggcacttgttaatgtttgtaaccaccaacaataaatgaagaatgagaagtatataaatatcaaccaaccattatacatatattcaatgttaaaaacccattaacataacacccatttagggtccacaaccttagtatttaaagttagctacacatactaaaatacaaaaggaagagaatatttaatgtcataaagcttacaaagtgaaagattcttgaaccaaaagcttccaaaagagaggaatattaaagCCTTGAATTGTAGCTCCCAAAATCAGATCAGATGCCCCCATaaaaccccaataaatctatttatagtgggtcaaaattcgggacaaatttggacaaaaataccctttccgattaaatatgcgatcgcatatctgtcgcataacagacatgcggtccgcattcttCACATGGCCATCGCATATGTCAACCCTAGTTTCCAGGCCTTCATCGCATTCATTATTTGCGGTCCGCATTGTAGAAATGTGATCGCATTTTGCGGCGCATTTTCTACCTTCAACAACCCTTATGTTAAGTTTGCAGTTAATTTTGCGGCTCGCAAACACATTATGTGATCGCAGACTGGACCGCATTTCTTGTGCTAGAATTTGCCCAAAACACTGTTGTGGTTTGCGAGTTCATGGTGCATTTTGCGGCTCGCATGTTGGCTTGTGATCGCATATCCACATTTGTGATGcctttttgctcttttcttgtctttttgtggcTTTTTGAATTCATTTCATGCTCTTAAGTCCTTAAACCTCATATACtgcaaaaacactaaaattacataagtataaaagataattgcatctaaaataagctaaaatctaagaaatttgtatcaaatgtgccgaaattctccggAACATCAACTAAACGTtatctccatctacattcctGCATATGGCTACTATTCTCTCTTCCAATCTGCATACGGCTACCTTtttacctttcgagactaaacgctgtctctatctgcatttctgtataaggctactcttctgccttccaatctgcataaggctacctttctaccttccgagactaaacgttgtctccatctgcattttttcataaggctaccgttctgccttccgagactaaacattgtctccatctgcacttctgcataaggctactgttttgccttccgaggtaagctctacctccatctgcatccgTACCTTTGCATAAGGTTATCATTTTGCCTTACGAGGATGAGCTCTACCtcccaattttcttcgaaactaagcgtcATCTCAAGCACTATTTATTTTGCTTCTCTCCGAGGCTAAGCTCAGCCtctaattttctttaaaattaagCGCTATACCAAGCTctatttatttcacttttcttacgggctaagctctgtccTTCAATGTAATACTAcatctttcatgggctgaaatatcgccgactcattcaaaggcatcatcgttcagaggcaccatcttcatagcccgagaacattatgtcatggcctgaggatccctttcaatcttttgcatatcattattcaaaggcatcatggttcggaggcaccatcctcatagcccgagaatatcatttcatggcctgcgaatcctttaccaTACACTTCATGGCCATGACATCATGGTcaaaggacgtcatcctaaccgtctaaagacaacattcatggtccgacgggaatttgcatcatgtttaaattatgcaCGGTATTTGCTTGTATTGTTCCTAATTACAGGTAAACCGACAAGCAACAGCCATCTcggcaggagcaatcccgctccagttcccgcagccatatcaaaTCTAACCATTCCCACAAGCCATCCACTCATCCCCTAGATATTGCGTCTGTTCTCGagaagtctccatcggcatactccgccgatggatcctgaactacatacagtctgattcctgtaaaaccagggatatgtaggcagctagGGTGCGGCCTAAAATTTTCTTtaaaccatttcgctcggtcaaaattggtcatcatatctttacccgacaactctttcatccttcccgggtaaagaggggcagctgttgatattcaatttttttctatatattttcaatatgcaaaatactttcaaaatagcatatatatatatgtatgcatatataagcatgtccaaatgttttattatttttccataattttgtaaggtttttaaatcgatttatttccttttttatctataaaatctcaataattatttccagaaTTAGTATTTTGATGATTCGTTTATGGggtttttatatttatgccaaaatatggctaaaataagtttttacatatttttacaaattcatttagtatttttttaaagctaattgcatataattgcaatactagctaattgtgtcttatattcataaaatcaagtctagtatttttaaatttttagttatgtgttataaatcatgttagtatttttaatttattttcagaaactatttactattttttataatttaaaagggaaaaatggctatttaactcGTAACcacatttgtatttcaattataacccaaatcAGGCCCCaatttccccagcccaattttatttttaacccgaccccaacccaattttaacCAACCCAAACCCGAATTACCCACCTACCTttttaatctaggtcgttgatcattcatatcaacggccaccattcacccttccataattaaatcCAAATGACCCCTTAACCTAATTTATTTCTCACCACCCGCCGCCCTTGAACCCctctcctctcaattctctctacagcctcacataaaccctagccgccgccactaaattccaccctaatccacctcaatcCCCACCTAACACATGGACTCCCATGGCCGTTTGAGATGTATACCGGCCTCCTCATCTTCTGGTGTCCCGTTCGTGTGATTTTATGGACAGATCTCAAAGAAGTATGGTCCAGTTCTTGTTCAACTTCTactcatggcctttctccggccatccatggccgttcaagtcagatccttgacttttctggctagatcggtaattttcaaagtctttctcactttttttGGGTTCTCAGAAACCCTAAACCTTTAAGATCTTTTAATTTTCTTCATATTgtgaacttcttaagtgttttcccaAAGGTTCTcccattttctttcaaaatggCTCTTCATTTTTCAACTATTAAGGTTTTCTCTTAAATCTTTTTAAATATCTCTTCTCTAATTTTAATATTGTTTATAATTTTACTATTCAAATGACTTgtttatgttttccttctacttgattcagcatattgaaaaccctaggtcttttttggtcttatccgagtCCTGAAACTGTCCTTGtttgtttgaatgtatacttgttcgattaagttctttatttctgactctcttttccttgtttgacttatctgattttgagttcttatcatctcttaaacttgactactgttgaagccctaatttcttaaaagagtTTCCCTCGCTTATTACTATGACTTTGAAGgactttacttgtttctgactttctTACCTGTTAGTTGGGATCGCTGCACtctgattctatgtgactactcgACCTTGTCGACTACTgtgcttcaggtatatttcttttACTACTAAATCCTTGCTTATTCCTactactactgtatgtttgtgttgcttctttttgtcaacatgtttgaccctgcacgcatgttcattccttgctatttatatgttgaaatgcAGAGTCATGACTCTTTATTGAATGATCCTGATTCCCTCAATATTGcgactgattgcaaaagttttcttatgaaccctaattttactcgtttgCTTAAATTAATTTTCCCCTCCCTTAATTATTGTGATATTTTACCTTGCTGAATTCTTTCCCAAAGCTAAGCAtactttgtacttagactcaattatttacttcatacttttattggccccttatatggcaataatcaatctattttaaactgatttctttccttaattaactctgttagtatccgtttgagcaagtaatcccttgattaaatgGGAGTACTTGTGTTAATTAATTCTGATTGTGGTTATTTCCATGTTGAGTTGAAACTTTACTagttaccttattcttcactcgttttcaaaactataaataccctaccctctcttctttcaaacacacgaacaattgagttcaaacacatgaacaattgagttcaaaacacacttacactcaaaactctctctttctctattaCTACTTGTGTTATTGCTTTGTCTAACCGGCTAAAAGCCAAGACTAGATTATGGAATCCTGCTTACTTTACCTTTCTGCACCTTactttctctactggtatgtcctagttattTTTAAatcctcaacaacaacatgctctTTTAACTGTTTCAGTTTCCCTCATTCTTGTTTACTTCTGTTCGTGGTTCTGCAATCAAGTTACAATACTAGCATGTTGTAATATGTTCCctttccctttagattaatgctcCCCCTATGTGTGTTTTTAAAGCATATTTTGTTAGTCACTTGTTGTGTACATGTtgtcttatgaatcccaaaccctcaTATCCCTTCTATGTGTCTATGTTCCTTTGGCTGGTTTGTAGTcatgccagcatcagctattgttgtgcattACTCAAACTTGACCCTCTTTGAATGGCTattgattctgtgtagttttgagttttactactactgCTGATTGTCACTAATTACTTTCAAAAATAGACTATCAGTCCAACTTTTTAAACAAAATCTCTTTCAACatgtgttctgcacttccactatatttttagaatctaggttctgcccctcttgtgtgagccttgccttgggactcttgagctccctctgaacttggacacataagagctggaccttccacattgcaccaattctgtttggttatgcaaatctgggtgtgagcactgaccgggatcccttgaggtccttagggaactttgacacacccaagtatgagaaaggctttgaaatattggcactgaagtggttcattacataacctagagaggaagtcaagatcaggcttcctttggttgtaatttcttatttctgcacttcttttgtaattcaatcatttgttctgtaataatttgtaaacaatatcgggatgattagtgaaaagggtggttAGTCATATGttgtgggtaaattgggtagatagcatgcctatagggtctatatCGATTCCAAGCAAGGcctgttagatatcatgcatataggatctgCTCTGGTTTAAGATAaattctacttgctttactttcacacaattagaaaccatgtctataggatctaaatggctttaataatagagatcatgtctatagggttaaaatcagctttataattagatatcatgcccatagggtgtaaagtaattgaagtttAGTTTTCATTACATCATGCATTCAGATTCGTAtccctagaaatcatgcctttaaGTCCAAAGTCAGTTTTTCACTCATTCCTTCCAGTCGCTCAGCACTCGGCAATCGCACTCGCACTCAGCACTCGCACTTAATAGGTACCTACggtcactgggggtgtgtacagactccggaggggatccttcaggccaagtgctataacaagccacctcgtggcataaatcactcaggcacttggcctcactcaatcataaatcagtaacaacatgttgcggcatgcagccgatcccataaatatcctcacagatcaggccctcggcctcactcagtcataaattaGTAACAACATGTTgtggcatgtagcccgatcccataaatatccttgcagatcaggccctcggcctcactcagtcatcaatctctccagtctctcgggctctcaaaaatcatataaacaggccaaacagaggtaatgtcatgtatcaacaatgaacagcaagagacggaggcataataagcaagaaaagctatgactgagtacaaaaaagcaattagcagctaattcagtaagtacacgacctcgcaggtctcaaaagtgatcacataaggcctaaacatgatttctaacatgaagtacagtcaatttctATGTAAACAGAAGGAACGtgtattaaacagtaggccaattaattccacaatctcgcgggacggaccaagtcacaatccctacggagCACGCCcgcacgcctgtcacctagcatgtgtgtcacctccaaaatagtcatacgacacaaagtacggggtttcataccctcaggaccagatttataaccgttacttacctcaatccaagcAAAATCttactccgcaatgccttttctgctcaaatcgacctccaaacatctcgaatctagtcacaattaaCTCGATTCATTCAATAtatattataggaattaattccatataaaaatattaatttttcaacaaaatccgaaattaacATAAAAATCGCCTGTGGGGCCCGCATTTCGGAATAcgacaaaagttacaaaatatgaacccccatccaaccacgagtccaaccatacaaattttactcaaatccgactccgaatcgatgttcaaatcttgaaaattttatttttatggaattttagaaaattcctccatttctcctcaaatatcaataatctaaagccaaaaatgaagatttattcatggaatataatcataAGAGTGTCAAGAACACTTACTCCAAGAATTTTCATAActtctcgctcaaaattgcccaaaattcgagcttggaagtccaaaaaatgaggaaaattgGACTGCTCATCCTTTACATTGTTCAGAATTTTCGGGGTACTGTTCATGCTTGTTACTCTTCACGGATACTGTACACAGATAGTGTTCACACAGGTGTggtcactgttcacacgtgcaaaatatgcagaaactgcccagaaaatttcagTAGATAAATACAAGTtcgaattgatccgttaaccttccgtaatccacctgaggccctcgggacctcaacaaaatacaccaacaagtcttaaaacatcatacgaacttactcgaaacctcaaatcacatcataaaatgccaaaaccgtgcatcacaccccaattcaagcctaatgaatctTAGagcgtccaacttctatattcgatgcaaaccCTATCAAATtaagtccgaatgacttcaaattttgcatacaagtcataaataacataacgaagctatgaaaattttcagaactggattcctaccccgatatcaaaaagtcaaccttcggtcaaactttccaaaaatcttctattttccaactttcgccaaaatgcgccgaattatcctacagacttccaaatccaaatctgaacatgtgcctaagtccaaaattaccatacgaaactattggaatcatcaaaattccattccagggtctttttctcaaaagtcaaatctctagtcaaacttaagaaatctttagtcttagatttctagatttcgttaaatgttgactgaagtcaacttagttgagttttaaagctctagttcacaatttaatccatttttcacataaaaaccttccgaaaaattatacggactgcgcacgcaagttgaggaattattgataccacttttcaaggtcttaaaataccgagatgatATTTTGGGTCATCCTATTccaggtattgcattgaggtgatctatattataaataaacctaggacccccttttatTTTTTACAAGCATGTTTAGCTTATAACTCTTTTTCTAAAATCTTgcccttttaataattgtttgcacttggtgtttaacttaaatcccctcttaATTGAGCCTTATttgattacttgctaattgcacaaattcacaaaaaaactatctggctgggaaccacactagtggatcctgaggggtgcctaacaccttccccttgggataatatcaagcccttaccctatctttggttatcaaacatagtcgTAGTTAAGCCTTATAGGTGTCCTAGTGCACcctaaatcattaggtggcgactctttgaaatacccaattcccaaaaggaaatgagtcattacaccccataaatgtcgaaacccgaaacTCCTCTCCGACGGaaggagaaaaagggggcgcgacaattcAAAATGGGTGTTATTAAATATTGTTTATAGTACATTTTGGTagttcatactgaaatttgatCACATTTAAAGttgatttgaggtgattgagatcgAATCTTTCAGctgaaaatcgaagaagaacacagtTACCTAATAGTATAGTGCTACGGTATAGAATATgttgtaggagtatatagctatatTGCAACAATttactattatagtatacaatatactacAACAGTATACTGTAATAATCAAAGAACAACACAATTATCTAATAGTATATCATTACGTTATATAATATGCTataggagtatatagctataaTGTAACTGTATACTATTATAGTAGATAATATACTATAACAGTATATTATAATAATGTGCAATATACTGCAACAGTATGttgtaatagtatacaatatactataatagtatgcTATTTTAATGTAATAATATAATGTTGAATGAAGAACATAAAATATCATTTTCATATATTGTATGCTATTTTGGTATATAAAATAATTCAATAGTATATAGTTTACTACAATAATATATTGTTATAATATACAATATGATATTAGAATTAGGTCATTTTGAATAttactttttaaaatttttaactggatcctttttaaatattttaacaaATTTCTCAtgctttttaatttttgttttctcaAAAGAGGTGTTAGATGGAATTCAATGGAGATGTTATTTATTGTAGTAGAAGTAGatgatgaaaataataattatttCTCTCTTCTCGATATTAACTTTTATGGGCAGCCAACGATTTCACCTCTTGTTGGCTTTCTCAGGTTCTCGCTTCCCTCCTACTTATGTAATGTGTCAAGAATAAATTAATAGCACAATTTAATCTCACAGTTTAACAATAGCCTCTTATGACGTTCCATTTAACTTTATGAAAGTATAACCACAATCACGATTCTCCTATCTCCTTTCACTAATAATACTACCCACAGAAGGTGCAATGAGTAGGAAGAGTAATTAGTTTGGTGGGTAGAAAAATTAATGAGTAGGTAAGAGTAATTAGTTTAGTTTTTGTGGGTAAGGTTATAAAACTCTCCCCACTCATTAATAACAGCATGATTATTTATACACTGTATTAAATCGGTTATAATGCACTCCCATATTATTCGTATAAACATACTTCAGATCTAGAAGTTATTATGTTTTATTAGGATTTACcttttatctttttatttaattagtttaacaaaaggtctcatactttttggtcaaacatatATATTAACAAATCAAGAGTAATAACTTAAAATGatgagatatgtaggcaaatgTTCTAGCCTAAACCCCTGAAATATTGTGTACTCCAAATTAATTTTTCTTGATAAAAA
Coding sequences:
- the LOC138873967 gene encoding uncharacterized protein, translating into MGLDPVNQSIAKNAADGSFMDKSFTRVTQILDKMAKHNQAWHLEDTTGGIAYGSPSLTTMIKENQERDQVIVGLATNVNVLTKMFTESQTKKVNVVEDVQPLSNENFEEANYVNNSQGGYQRQHYQGQGQQNQWRPHPQGQGNQQWRNDQGDSNQGNWNNNNNFPNRSSNPYVPPKGQYSNQGSSSESKLESMLERVLQNQEKSGTFMRNMTELVAYHTASIQKLEMQMRDLSREQNSKQKGTLPSDTIANPKGSGSGPTSHVMAITTRSGKVLQGGSEQVVEVEEYEHEVEVDDQRVVEVEKVPKELKVQQENRDKVEEKVKETPKTLPPIPRPPPPLPQRLARKVDDSKLKKFYDILKQLSVNIPFVEAFQEMPGFAKYLKDLITKKRTTKNEVVNVTHRVSSIIATSTVQKKEDPGSFTIPCTIGAHDFARALCDNGANINLMPLSIYKKAGLGMPRPTSMRLQIADRSIKRLVRIVDDVLVKVGKFHLPANFVILDCPVDKEIPIILERPFLATERALMDSERNEIKFRVNDEEVTFQASKGMKLPHEYESISVIDVVDEVEDAVEMKMEEQYLGEALAAILVNFDGEDMEGYMELVNALEGLGSYTYASAKLFIDLENRATPPAKPSIIEPPQIELKPLPPHLRYKFFGSNDTLPVIVSSLSNDVHVEQLLEVLKERRQAIGWTIADIQGIPAGICEHNIQ